In a genomic window of Punica granatum isolate Tunisia-2019 chromosome 6, ASM765513v2, whole genome shotgun sequence:
- the LOC116212236 gene encoding uncharacterized protein LOC116212236, protein MSESLRHHQGLPGLVVGVGPSYTGSSSHHILGKIVTIHSLPDHPFAVKSASPEVLDSLSSIRNIAKWRCQLTEYNIEYVLRTSVKGQAIADLLAEFPIKDDTPINSNFPDEGILQVDDEEDRPVWKMYLDSAINSTGSGIGVVVISPDGRHYSVAIKIDFPCTNNVTEYEVCILDLQAAIDFKTKDAKLVPYHEYLEELTKNFKKVLFTYMPRIKNQFIDVLATLASILSITKENLIELLKIEIAEGPAHYDAIEVADGKPWYEDIMHFLQTGQYSAFVNRHDPKTLRHLAAYYFLSSETLYYRSFDATLL, encoded by the exons ATGTCAGAAagccttcgacaccatcaaggcttACCTGGTTTAGTTGTCGGTGTTGGTCCCTCCTACACCGGGTCGTCCTCTCATCATATACTTGGCA AGATTGTgacaatacactctctaccagaCCATCCGTTTGCTGTCAAAAGCGCATCCCCTGAAGTACTTGACAGTTTGTCCTCCATAAGGAACATCGCGAAGTGGCGCTGCCAACTGACCGAGTACAATATTGAGTATGTGTTGCGCACATCAGTTAAAGGGCAAGCAATCGCGGACCTCCTGGCGGAATTCCCGATCAAGGACGACACCCCGATCAACTCCAACTTCCCAGACGAAGGTATCCTCCAAGTGGACGATGAGGAGGATAGACCCGTGTGGAAGATGTATCTTGACAGTGCGAtcaattccaccgggtctGGTATCGGCGTAGTGGTGATATCCCCTGATGGGCGCCATTATTCTGTGGCAATAAAGATCGATTTTCcttgcaccaataatgtgacCGAGTATGAGGTGTGCATCCTTGACCTGCAGGCAGCGATTGACTTCAAG ACGAAAGACGCGAAGCTAGTGCCgtaccacgagtacctcgaagagttgacaAAGAACTTCAAGAAGGTTTTGTTCACGTATATGCCACGGATCAAGAATCAGTTTATAGACGTGCTGgcaacgctcgcatccataTTGAGTATCACTAAAGAAAATCTTATCGAGCTTCTTAAGATTGAGATTGCCGAGGGCCCTGCCCACTACGACGCGATTGAAGTTGCCGACGGAAAGCCttggtacgaagacattatGCATTTTCTGCAAACTGGTCAATACTCAGCATTCGTCAACCGTCACGACCCAAAAACACTCCGGCATCTCGCAGCGTATTACTTCCTAAGCAGTGAGACGCTCTACTACCGCTCCTTCGACGCCACGCTACTCTGA